In one Inquilinus sp. Marseille-Q2685 genomic region, the following are encoded:
- a CDS encoding metallophosphoesterase, with the protein MRLAVLADIHGNLPALEAVLADLGRRGADAVVNLGDCVSGPLWPRETLDLLMAKGWPTVRGNHDRWVWEDRDEPTSTSDGYARRALDAAGRAWLGALPMRLDLPGGIVAFHARPEDDNAYLLEDVEAGRLVRAPAAAIAARLDGVAGPVILCGHSHLPWLLRLPDGRWVLNPGSIGAPAYDDPTPPAHVSESGSPAARYAMLELSGDTVAAELIAIPYDHDRAVRRAAENGRPDWAHQLATGFARRPEI; encoded by the coding sequence ATGCGCCTTGCCGTCCTCGCCGACATCCACGGCAATCTCCCGGCCCTCGAGGCCGTGCTGGCCGATCTCGGCCGCCGCGGCGCCGACGCCGTCGTCAATCTGGGCGACTGCGTCTCCGGCCCCCTCTGGCCGCGCGAGACGCTCGACCTGCTGATGGCCAAGGGCTGGCCGACCGTGCGCGGCAACCACGACCGCTGGGTGTGGGAGGACCGGGACGAGCCGACGAGCACCTCCGACGGCTATGCCCGCCGCGCGCTCGACGCCGCCGGCCGGGCCTGGCTCGGCGCCCTGCCGATGCGGCTCGACCTGCCGGGCGGCATTGTCGCCTTCCATGCGAGGCCGGAGGACGACAACGCCTATCTGCTGGAGGATGTCGAGGCCGGCCGGCTGGTGCGCGCCCCGGCCGCCGCCATCGCCGCGCGGCTGGACGGCGTCGCCGGCCCGGTCATCCTGTGCGGCCACAGCCACCTGCCGTGGCTGCTGCGCCTGCCGGACGGGCGCTGGGTGCTCAACCCCGGCAGCATCGGCGCCCCGGCCTATGACGATCCCACTCCGCCGGCCCATGTCTCCGAATCGGGATCCCCAGCCGCCCGCTACGCGATGCTGGAATTGAGCGGCGACACGGTGGCGGCCGAGCTGATCGCCATCCCCTACGACCACGATCGCGCGGTCCGAAGGGCGGCGGAGAACGGCCGTCCGGACTGGGCGCATCAATTGGCGACCGGCTTCGCGCGGCGGCCTGAGATTTGA
- a CDS encoding tripartite tricarboxylate transporter permease produces the protein MDLFDNLLLGLATALQWQNLLYCLFGVLIGTAIGVLPGIGPIPTVALLLPFTFGLEPASAFIMLAGIFYGAQYGGSTTAILVNVPGETSSVVTCLDGHQMARQGKAGLALAIAAISSFFAGSVATVVIAVLALPLAALALEFTAVEYFSLLVLGLIAAVILAHGSVAKALAMVVLGLLLGTVGIDVSSGASRLTFGIPELGDGLDFVPIAMGLFGLGEIMANLDRPQSRQLVSRKVRDLMPRRADLRQAFPAMLRGTAIGSFLGVLPGGGAALPPFTAYAMEKKLARDPGRFGKGAIEGVAGPEAANNAGAQTSFIPLLTLGIPSNALMALMIGALMMHGIQPGPQIMTEQPQLVWGVVASMWVGNLMLLVINLPLIGIWISMLKIPYRLMFPAIVLFCCIGTYGIANSMFNVWLMLGFAVVGYVFVKVKAEPAPLLLGLVLGPQLEENFRRAMLLSDGDFTVFLTHPISAVLLAIVAILLLAMLVPAVTRKREQALAE, from the coding sequence ATGGACCTGTTCGACAACCTGCTTCTCGGCCTGGCCACGGCGCTGCAGTGGCAGAACCTGCTGTACTGCCTGTTCGGCGTGCTGATCGGCACGGCGATCGGCGTGCTGCCCGGCATCGGGCCGATCCCGACCGTGGCGCTGCTGCTGCCCTTCACCTTCGGGCTCGAGCCGGCCTCGGCCTTCATCATGCTCGCCGGCATCTTCTACGGCGCGCAGTACGGCGGCTCGACCACGGCGATCCTGGTCAATGTGCCGGGCGAGACCTCGTCGGTCGTCACCTGCCTCGACGGCCACCAGATGGCGCGCCAGGGCAAGGCCGGGCTGGCGCTGGCCATCGCCGCCATCTCCTCCTTCTTCGCCGGCTCGGTGGCGACGGTGGTGATCGCCGTCCTTGCCCTGCCGCTCGCCGCCCTGGCGCTCGAGTTCACCGCGGTCGAGTATTTCAGCCTGCTGGTGCTCGGCCTGATCGCGGCGGTGATCCTGGCGCACGGCTCGGTGGCCAAGGCGCTGGCCATGGTGGTGCTGGGCCTGCTGCTCGGCACCGTCGGCATCGACGTCTCCTCCGGCGCCTCGCGCCTGACCTTCGGCATCCCGGAGCTGGGCGACGGGCTCGACTTCGTGCCGATCGCCATGGGCCTGTTCGGGCTCGGCGAGATCATGGCCAATCTCGACCGGCCGCAATCGCGCCAGCTGGTCAGCCGGAAAGTGCGGGACCTGATGCCCCGCCGGGCCGATCTGCGCCAGGCTTTCCCGGCGATGCTGCGCGGCACCGCCATCGGCTCCTTCCTCGGCGTGCTGCCCGGGGGCGGGGCGGCGCTGCCGCCCTTCACCGCCTATGCCATGGAGAAGAAGCTGGCGCGCGACCCCGGCCGCTTCGGCAAGGGCGCGATCGAGGGCGTGGCGGGGCCGGAGGCGGCGAACAACGCCGGGGCGCAGACCAGCTTCATCCCGCTGCTGACGCTGGGCATCCCGTCCAACGCCCTGATGGCGCTGATGATCGGGGCGCTGATGATGCACGGCATCCAGCCCGGCCCCCAGATCATGACCGAGCAGCCGCAGCTGGTCTGGGGCGTGGTCGCCAGCATGTGGGTCGGCAACCTGATGCTGCTGGTGATCAACCTGCCGCTGATCGGCATCTGGATCTCGATGCTGAAGATCCCCTACCGGCTGATGTTCCCGGCCATCGTGCTGTTCTGCTGCATCGGCACCTACGGCATCGCCAACAGCATGTTCAATGTCTGGCTGATGCTGGGCTTCGCCGTGGTCGGCTATGTCTTCGTCAAGGTGAAGGCCGAGCCGGCGCCGCTGCTGCTCGGCCTGGTGCTGGGGCCGCAGCTGGAGGAGAACTTCCGCCGCGCCATGCTGCTGTCGGACGGCGACTTCACCGTGTTCCTGACCCATCCGATCAGCGCGGTGCTGCTGGCCATCGTGGCGATCCTGCTGCTGGCGATGCTGGTCCCGGCGGTCACGCGCAAGCGCGAGCAGGCGCTGGCGGAGTAG
- a CDS encoding tripartite tricarboxylate transporter substrate binding protein, translating to MITRRSALALAAGLAVLGTAVGPAAAQNFERTVRIIVPYAPGGTSDTLARIIAPKLSEAIGQTVVVENKPGAAGNIGADAVAKADPDAHTLLLADVGSIATAPGLFSDLSYDPLKDLAPVGMIMFVPYVLAVNKDLPVTNAAELVDYAKANPGKLAVANSGIGGVNHITAVAMAKDLGIQWKTVPYRGGSAATQAVVSGESKVIINGATATLPFVANGQLRGIAVTGKDRIASAPDIPTFTEAKLPSADVGSWQGLLTTAGSPPALVDRLNQALGEILKQPEVAERIAQQGGRVVAGPPADLGSWLATNTAAWGKVIADAGIKGE from the coding sequence ATGATCACCAGACGCAGCGCGCTCGCGCTCGCCGCCGGCCTCGCCGTGCTCGGGACCGCCGTCGGCCCGGCCGCAGCACAGAATTTCGAACGCACCGTCCGCATCATCGTCCCCTACGCGCCGGGCGGCACCTCAGACACGCTGGCGCGCATCATCGCGCCGAAGCTGTCCGAGGCCATCGGCCAGACCGTGGTGGTCGAGAACAAGCCGGGCGCGGCCGGCAATATCGGCGCCGACGCGGTGGCCAAGGCCGACCCGGACGCGCACACGCTGCTCCTGGCCGATGTCGGCTCGATCGCCACCGCGCCGGGCCTGTTCAGCGACCTGTCCTACGATCCGCTCAAGGATTTGGCGCCGGTCGGCATGATCATGTTCGTGCCCTATGTGCTGGCGGTGAACAAGGACCTGCCGGTGACCAATGCGGCCGAGCTGGTCGACTACGCCAAGGCCAACCCCGGCAAGCTGGCGGTGGCCAATTCCGGCATCGGCGGCGTCAACCACATCACCGCCGTCGCCATGGCGAAGGATCTCGGCATCCAGTGGAAGACCGTGCCCTATCGCGGCGGCTCCGCGGCCACCCAGGCCGTGGTCTCGGGCGAGAGCAAGGTGATCATCAACGGCGCCACCGCGACCCTGCCCTTCGTCGCCAACGGGCAGCTGCGCGGCATTGCGGTGACCGGGAAGGACCGGATCGCCAGCGCGCCCGACATCCCGACCTTCACCGAGGCCAAGCTGCCCTCCGCCGATGTCGGGTCCTGGCAGGGCCTGCTGACCACCGCCGGCTCGCCGCCCGCTTTGGTCGACAGGCTGAACCAGGCGCTCGGCGAGATCCTGAAGCAGCCGGAGGTGGCGGAGCGGATCGCCCAGCAGGGCGGCCGGGTCGTCGCCGGCCCGCCGGCGGATCTCGGCTCCTGGCTCGCCACCAACACCGCGGCCTGGGGCAAGGTGATCGCCGACGCCGGCATCAAGGGCGAGTGA
- a CDS encoding DUF1349 domain-containing protein translates to MKILDETFLSPALDPRLAWTNPPPDWSIGPEGLRLRTAAGTDFWQGTHYGFRVDNGHVLALPVAGDFVMETVVRGTPLHQYDQAGLIVRQSPESWIKTSVEFETAAHSRLGAVVTNAGWSDWSTQDVPTRPGGTTGFRIRRTGADYIVEAAPEGDDRWVQLRIARLHADDGAGPVLAGLYACSPKDAGYEARFAHLRIARP, encoded by the coding sequence ATGAAGATCCTGGACGAGACCTTCCTGTCCCCTGCCCTCGACCCGCGCCTGGCCTGGACCAACCCGCCGCCGGACTGGTCGATCGGGCCGGAGGGCTTGAGGCTGCGCACCGCCGCCGGGACCGATTTCTGGCAGGGCACGCATTACGGCTTCCGGGTCGACAACGGCCATGTGCTGGCGCTGCCGGTGGCCGGCGACTTCGTGATGGAGACGGTGGTGCGCGGCACCCCCCTGCACCAGTACGACCAGGCCGGGCTGATCGTGCGCCAGTCGCCGGAGAGCTGGATCAAGACCTCGGTCGAGTTCGAGACGGCGGCGCACAGCCGTCTCGGCGCCGTGGTCACCAATGCCGGCTGGTCCGACTGGTCGACCCAGGACGTGCCGACCCGGCCGGGCGGCACCACCGGTTTCCGCATCCGCCGCACCGGCGCCGACTACATCGTCGAGGCGGCGCCGGAGGGCGACGACCGCTGGGTGCAGCTGCGCATCGCCCGGCTGCACGCCGATGACGGCGCCGGCCCGGTGCTGGCCGGCCTTTACGCCTGCAGCCCGAAGGACGCCGGCTACGAGGCGCGGTTCGCCCATCTGCGGATCGCGCGGCCGTGA
- a CDS encoding tripartite tricarboxylate transporter TctB family protein: MTRINWPDLLFGLFLCAVAAVVLVATRKLGFGSPADMGPGFMPRVLSVGAAGFGLVFALRSLAIGGEGIEAPKLRPILGILAAVAVFALLAAKAGLAIAAFATVIVAGLASRETRLRETAVFAVALAAAAVILFIVLLDLPVPVWPRF; this comes from the coding sequence GTGACGCGCATCAACTGGCCGGACCTGCTGTTCGGCCTTTTCCTCTGCGCCGTGGCGGCCGTCGTCCTGGTCGCCACCCGCAAGCTCGGCTTCGGCAGCCCGGCCGATATGGGGCCGGGCTTCATGCCGCGGGTGCTGTCGGTCGGCGCCGCCGGCTTCGGCCTCGTCTTCGCCCTGCGCAGCCTGGCGATCGGCGGAGAAGGGATCGAGGCGCCGAAGCTGCGGCCGATCCTCGGCATTCTCGCCGCCGTCGCCGTCTTCGCCCTGCTCGCCGCCAAGGCCGGCCTGGCCATCGCCGCCTTCGCGACCGTCATCGTCGCCGGCCTCGCCAGCCGCGAGACGCGGCTGCGCGAGACCGCGGTCTTCGCCGTCGCACTCGCCGCCGCTGCGGTGATCCTGTTCATCGTGCTGCTGGACCTGCCGGTGCCGGTCTGGCCGCGTTTCTAG